The Natrinema salaciae genome contains a region encoding:
- a CDS encoding ribosome assembly factor SBDS produces MISLDEAVTARLESHGARFEVLVDPDAALAIKRDEFDGDLEDVIAAEDVFEDASRGDRPAEADLEKVFDTTDPLEIIPEVITKGEIQITADQRREMQEQKRKQLIDTITRNAVNPQMDNAPHPPERIENALEEAGFTVDPMEPVQEQVDDALDALRPVIPIRFEEITVAVQIPAEHAGSAQAKIRQFGDLEREEWQADGSWIGVLTFPAGMQNDFYDTVNEHTSGEAETEIVKDKDDLKTR; encoded by the coding sequence ATGATTTCGCTCGACGAGGCGGTGACGGCGCGACTCGAGTCCCACGGGGCGCGCTTCGAGGTGCTCGTGGATCCGGACGCAGCGCTGGCGATCAAACGCGACGAGTTCGACGGCGACCTGGAGGACGTGATCGCCGCCGAGGACGTCTTCGAGGACGCCTCCCGCGGTGATCGCCCCGCGGAGGCCGACCTCGAGAAGGTCTTCGACACGACGGACCCGCTCGAGATCATTCCCGAGGTGATCACGAAAGGGGAGATCCAGATCACGGCCGATCAGCGACGCGAGATGCAAGAACAGAAGCGAAAACAGCTGATCGACACCATCACGCGCAACGCGGTCAACCCGCAGATGGACAACGCGCCCCATCCCCCCGAACGCATCGAGAACGCCCTGGAGGAGGCCGGGTTCACGGTCGATCCGATGGAGCCGGTACAGGAGCAGGTCGACGACGCCCTCGACGCGCTCCGACCGGTGATCCCGATTCGGTTCGAGGAGATCACCGTCGCCGTGCAGATACCGGCCGAACACGCGGGCAGCGCACAGGCCAAGATCCGCCAGTTCGGCGACCTGGAGCGCGAGGAGTGGCAGGCCGACGGCTCGTGGATCGGCGTCCTCACGTTCCCGGCCGGCATGCAAAACGACTTCTACGACACGGTCAACGAACACACGAGCGGCGAGGCCGAGACGGAGATCGTCAAGGACAAGGACGATCTGAAGACGCGGTAG
- a CDS encoding FUN14 domain-containing protein yields the protein MIDLDPTTLGLEFGGGAVIGGVIGFAAKKIAKLLAIIVGVQLMVFRYLESQGIVVVDWNRLSAGVLKTQERAQGAADIHWLESIVSTLSIGAGFTGGFLIGFKRG from the coding sequence ATGATAGATCTCGATCCGACGACGCTCGGCCTCGAGTTCGGGGGCGGCGCGGTCATCGGCGGTGTCATCGGGTTCGCCGCGAAGAAGATCGCGAAACTCCTCGCGATCATCGTCGGCGTCCAGTTGATGGTCTTTCGCTACCTCGAGTCGCAGGGAATCGTCGTCGTGGACTGGAACCGACTCTCGGCGGGGGTCCTGAAAACCCAGGAACGGGCACAGGGTGCGGCGGATATCCACTGGCTCGAGTCGATCGTCTCGACGCTCTCGATCGGCGCCGGCTTCACCGGCGGCTTCCTGATCGGGTTCAAACGCGGATAG
- the hflX gene encoding GTPase HflX — MNTIIAKRVDSGTADTSEIRDLARAAGYTVVGEVTQSRRADPALQIGEGKADELAALVEETDATTVIFDNRLGPYQMYNLGRLLPEGVEVIDRFTLILEIFGQRAQTRKAQLQVELAELRYELPRAEAKTSLAKREEHPGFMGLGEYDESRERDIKAQISRIKDELERIEQTEQHRRERRRDSGFDLVALAGYTNAGKSTLLRQLATDLEVDENEELHPDLDTTAESQDKLFTTLGTTTRRADIDRRDVLVTDTVGFISDLPHWLVESFKSTLDSVYRADLVLLVVDVSEPIDEIHEKLVTSHDTLYERNEAPIVTVLNKIDQVTDEELAEKREALSSLAPNPVSVSAKEGLNVDTLLDRIDHELPDWEAERLMLPMTDDTMSVVSWIHDNAHVDDVAYGDEDVIVSFEARPAVISQARSRASELRTAAAESA, encoded by the coding sequence ATGAACACGATCATCGCGAAACGCGTCGATTCCGGCACGGCAGACACGAGTGAGATTCGCGACCTGGCCCGCGCGGCGGGATACACCGTCGTCGGCGAGGTCACCCAGTCACGGCGGGCGGATCCGGCCCTCCAGATCGGCGAGGGGAAGGCCGACGAGCTGGCGGCGTTGGTCGAGGAGACCGACGCCACGACCGTCATCTTCGACAACCGACTGGGGCCGTATCAGATGTACAACCTCGGACGGCTCCTCCCAGAGGGCGTCGAAGTCATCGATCGCTTCACGCTGATTCTCGAGATCTTCGGGCAGCGTGCGCAGACGCGGAAGGCCCAGCTCCAGGTCGAACTGGCCGAACTCAGGTACGAACTCCCGCGCGCGGAGGCGAAGACGAGCCTCGCCAAGCGCGAGGAACACCCCGGGTTCATGGGTCTCGGTGAGTACGACGAGAGCCGCGAGCGGGACATCAAGGCCCAGATCAGCCGGATCAAGGACGAACTCGAGCGGATCGAGCAGACCGAGCAGCACCGTCGGGAGCGACGGCGCGATTCCGGGTTCGATCTGGTCGCGCTCGCGGGATACACGAACGCGGGCAAGTCGACGCTACTGCGCCAGCTCGCGACCGATCTCGAGGTCGACGAAAACGAGGAACTGCACCCCGATCTGGATACGACGGCGGAGTCCCAGGACAAGCTGTTCACGACGCTGGGGACGACGACCCGCCGGGCGGACATCGACCGGCGGGACGTGCTGGTGACGGACACGGTCGGCTTCATCAGCGATCTGCCCCACTGGCTGGTCGAGTCGTTCAAGTCGACGCTGGACTCCGTCTACCGGGCGGATCTCGTCTTGCTCGTCGTCGACGTCAGCGAGCCGATCGACGAGATCCACGAGAAGCTGGTCACCTCCCACGACACCCTCTACGAGCGCAACGAGGCACCGATCGTGACCGTCCTGAACAAGATCGATCAGGTGACCGACGAAGAACTCGCGGAGAAACGCGAGGCCCTCTCGTCGCTCGCGCCGAACCCCGTCTCCGTCAGCGCGAAGGAGGGTCTCAACGTCGATACCCTCCTCGATCGGATCGACCACGAACTCCCCGACTGGGAGGCAGAGCGACTCATGTTGCCGATGACCGACGACACGATGAGCGTCGTGTCGTGGATCCACGACAACGCACACGTCGACGACGTCGCCTACGGCGACGAGGACGTCATCGTCTCCTTCGAGGCCCGACCCGCGGTGATCTCGCAGGCGCGCTCGCGCGCGAGCGAGCTACGGACCGCCGCGGCGGAATCCGCGTAG
- a CDS encoding class I SAM-dependent methyltransferase, whose product MPSRSQSDTDDPRSFYDEYGDDEWERLEDGLDGRLEFTATVETVAEHLPPTGRVLDAGGGPGRYSLWLAEQGYDVTLVDLSRGQLTIARERVREYGVESNVTLSQGTITELGLAANTFDATCCLGGPLSHVRDEPDRVRAVRELQRVSRAGAPVFVSVMGLLGAVQLYLLTGHNLEALPALLEHGDYDSELLEEYGYENEFTATHFFRRDELQSLLTENGIDVVTMKGLEGLASPLHADRLRTGLEAISDAEREALEKVVRRTNAASTVTELSIHMLAVGEA is encoded by the coding sequence GTGCCATCACGTTCCCAATCTGACACCGACGACCCGCGATCGTTTTACGACGAATACGGCGACGACGAGTGGGAGCGACTCGAGGACGGTCTCGACGGTCGACTGGAGTTTACTGCCACCGTGGAGACCGTCGCGGAACACCTCCCGCCTACTGGCCGTGTGCTCGATGCCGGCGGCGGTCCAGGACGGTACAGTCTCTGGCTCGCCGAACAGGGATACGACGTTACGTTGGTGGATCTCAGTCGGGGGCAGCTCACCATCGCACGAGAGCGGGTACGCGAGTACGGTGTCGAGTCCAACGTCACGCTATCGCAGGGAACCATTACGGAGCTTGGTCTGGCTGCGAATACGTTCGATGCGACGTGCTGTCTCGGCGGACCGCTTTCTCACGTGAGAGACGAACCGGACCGCGTACGTGCAGTTCGTGAACTGCAACGAGTGAGTCGAGCCGGTGCGCCGGTGTTCGTCTCCGTGATGGGGCTGCTCGGTGCAGTACAGCTGTACCTCCTGACGGGCCACAATCTCGAGGCACTCCCAGCGCTGCTCGAACACGGTGATTACGATTCCGAGCTGCTCGAGGAATACGGCTACGAGAACGAATTTACGGCGACGCACTTCTTCCGGCGGGACGAACTGCAGTCGCTCCTCACGGAGAACGGGATCGACGTGGTCACGATGAAAGGATTGGAGGGTTTGGCTTCGCCACTTCACGCCGATCGACTCAGAACGGGTCTCGAAGCGATCTCGGATGCCGAACGCGAGGCCCTCGAGAAGGTCGTTCGACGGACCAACGCTGCGTCGACTGTAACGGAACTGTCGATTCACATGCTCGCCGTCGGAGAAGCATAG
- a CDS encoding thiolase family protein, whose product MERVAIIGASMTQFGQREGEWIMDLLAEAGIECLEDAGVDADDVDHLYVSNMASGEFEGQTGVPNALAHDLDAMPAYTQRVDQTSSSGGAGIFAAWQSVASGASDMTLLVGGEKMTHKTTGEATDVIASLTHPVEYKTGVTLPSFAGLTARHYLERFDAPRESLGKVAVKNHKNGVDNPHAQFQKEIDLETVLESPIVADPLRLYDFCPITDGSAALMLCPESVAQKYTDEYVVISGIDGATDTHVVHEREDPTVMGGVVESGEGAYEMSGLGPEDIDVAELHDMFTILEFLQMEGLGFAEQGEAWTLVEDGYTDRDGQLPINTSGGLKSKGHPLGASGVAQGVEIYEQLVGEAGPRQVDADVGLCCNVGGFGNCVITTIMEAAR is encoded by the coding sequence ATGGAACGTGTTGCGATCATCGGTGCCTCGATGACCCAGTTCGGGCAACGCGAGGGGGAGTGGATCATGGATCTCCTCGCGGAGGCTGGAATCGAGTGTCTCGAGGATGCGGGTGTCGACGCTGACGACGTCGACCACCTGTACGTCTCGAACATGGCGAGTGGCGAGTTCGAAGGACAGACCGGCGTGCCGAACGCGCTGGCACACGACCTCGACGCGATGCCGGCGTACACCCAGCGCGTCGACCAGACGAGTTCCAGCGGCGGTGCCGGGATCTTTGCGGCCTGGCAGTCGGTCGCCAGCGGGGCCAGCGACATGACGCTGCTCGTCGGCGGCGAGAAGATGACCCACAAGACGACCGGGGAAGCCACCGACGTCATCGCGTCGCTGACCCACCCCGTCGAGTACAAGACGGGCGTCACGCTCCCGTCGTTCGCCGGTCTGACGGCGCGCCACTACCTCGAGCGGTTCGACGCGCCCCGCGAGAGCCTCGGGAAGGTCGCGGTCAAGAACCACAAAAACGGCGTGGACAACCCACACGCCCAGTTCCAGAAGGAGATCGACCTCGAGACGGTCCTCGAGTCACCGATCGTCGCCGACCCGCTGCGGCTGTACGACTTCTGTCCGATCACGGACGGTTCGGCGGCGCTCATGCTCTGTCCCGAGTCGGTCGCACAGAAGTATACGGACGAGTACGTCGTGATTTCGGGGATCGACGGCGCGACGGATACGCACGTCGTCCACGAGCGCGAGGACCCGACCGTGATGGGCGGCGTCGTCGAGAGCGGCGAGGGTGCCTACGAGATGAGCGGGCTCGGCCCCGAGGATATCGACGTGGCCGAACTCCACGATATGTTCACCATCCTCGAATTCCTCCAGATGGAGGGGCTCGGCTTCGCCGAGCAGGGCGAGGCCTGGACACTCGTCGAGGACGGCTACACGGACCGCGACGGTCAGTTACCGATCAACACCTCGGGTGGGCTCAAATCGAAGGGGCATCCGTTGGGGGCCAGCGGTGTGGCACAGGGCGTCGAGATTTACGAACAGCTGGTCGGCGAGGCCGGCCCGCGACAGGTCGACGCGGACGTGGGGCTGTGCTGTAACGTCGGCGGCTTCGGCAACTGCGTTATTACTACGATTATGGAGGCTGCACGATGA
- a CDS encoding PhlB family protein, with amino-acid sequence MTMDATRYEDGSISYPGHPRGPGGSEPVETIDLSEYTAEIVTWTTSTATPPGVREPNHLAIVEFDVDGESVRAIGQLTTGDVETGDEVRPVYVDELREPGAGIRVPESQEWDGYRFEPV; translated from the coding sequence ATGACGATGGACGCGACGCGCTACGAGGACGGATCGATCAGTTACCCCGGCCACCCGCGTGGACCGGGCGGATCGGAGCCGGTCGAAACGATCGATCTCAGCGAATACACCGCCGAGATCGTGACGTGGACGACCAGTACCGCGACGCCACCCGGCGTCCGCGAGCCCAATCACCTCGCGATCGTCGAGTTCGACGTCGACGGCGAGTCGGTCCGCGCGATCGGGCAACTGACCACCGGCGACGTCGAGACGGGCGACGAGGTCCGACCGGTTTACGTCGACGAACTCCGCGAACCCGGTGCGGGTATCAGGGTGCCCGAAAGTCAGGAGTGGGACGGGTATCGGTTCGAGCCGGTGTAA
- a CDS encoding thiolase family protein: MERVAIIGASMTQFGQREEEWITDLLAEASIECLEDAGVDTDDVDHLYVSNMTSGEFEGQTGVMNALVHDIGAMPAYTQRVDQTSASGGAGIFAAWQSVASGASDMTLLVGGEKMTHRSTSETTDIIASVTHPVEYKTGVTLPSFAGLTARHYLERFDAPRESLGKVAVKNHKNGVDNPHAQFQKEVDLETILESPIVADPLRLYDFCPITDGSAALMFCPESVAQEHTDEYAVVSGVDGATDTQVVHEREDPTVMGGVVESGEGAYEMSGLGPEDVDVAELHDMFTILEFLQMEGLGFAEQGEAWTLVEEGDTERDTGSLPTNTSGGLKSKGHPLGASGVAQGVEIYEQLVGEAGPRQVDADVGLCCNVGGFGNCVITTIMEAAK; encoded by the coding sequence ATGGAACGTGTTGCGATCATCGGTGCCTCGATGACCCAGTTCGGGCAACGCGAGGAGGAGTGGATCACGGATCTCCTCGCGGAGGCCAGCATCGAGTGTCTCGAGGACGCAGGCGTCGACACGGACGACGTCGACCACCTGTACGTCTCGAACATGACGAGCGGCGAGTTCGAAGGACAGACCGGCGTAATGAACGCGCTGGTACACGACATCGGTGCCATGCCGGCGTACACCCAGCGCGTCGACCAGACGAGCGCGAGCGGCGGTGCCGGGATCTTTGCGGCCTGGCAGTCGGTCGCCAGCGGGGCCAGCGACATGACGCTGCTCGTCGGCGGCGAGAAGATGACGCACCGATCGACGTCCGAAACGACCGATATCATCGCCTCGGTCACACACCCCGTCGAGTACAAGACGGGCGTCACGCTCCCGTCGTTCGCCGGACTCACCGCGCGCCACTACCTCGAGCGGTTCGATGCGCCACGCGAGAGTCTCGGAAAGGTCGCGGTCAAGAACCACAAGAACGGCGTCGACAACCCACACGCCCAGTTCCAGAAGGAGGTCGACCTCGAGACGATCCTCGAGTCGCCCATCGTCGCCGACCCGCTGCGGCTGTACGATTTCTGTCCGATCACGGATGGGTCGGCGGCGCTCATGTTCTGTCCGGAATCCGTGGCACAGGAACATACCGACGAGTACGCCGTCGTGTCGGGCGTCGACGGCGCGACGGACACGCAGGTCGTTCACGAGCGCGAGGATCCGACCGTGATGGGCGGCGTCGTCGAGAGCGGCGAGGGTGCCTACGAGATGAGCGGGCTCGGCCCCGAAGACGTCGACGTGGCCGAACTGCACGATATGTTTACTATCCTCGAATTCCTCCAGATGGAGGGGCTCGGCTTCGCCGAGCAGGGTGAGGCCTGGACACTCGTCGAGGAGGGAGACACCGAGCGAGACACCGGTTCGTTGCCGACCAACACCTCGGGCGGGCTCAAATCGAAAGGCCATCCTCTCGGCGCAAGCGGCGTGGCACAGGGCGTCGAAATCTACGAACAGCTGGTCGGCGAGGCCGGCCCGCGGCAGGTCGACGCGGACGTGGGACTGTGTTGTAACGTCGGCGGCTTCGGCAACTGCGTTATCACCACGATCATGGAGGCTGCAAAATGA
- a CDS encoding OB-fold domain-containing protein, translating into MTMEATRYEDGSITYPGHPRGPGGSEPVETIDLSEYTAEVVTWTTSTATPPGVREPNHLAIVEFDVDGESVRAIGQLTTGDVETGDEVRPVYVDELREPGAGIREPESQEWDGYRLEPI; encoded by the coding sequence ATGACGATGGAGGCGACGCGCTACGAGGACGGATCGATCACCTACCCCGGTCATCCGCGCGGTCCGGGCGGGTCGGAGCCGGTCGAGACGATCGACCTCAGCGAGTACACCGCGGAAGTCGTGACGTGGACGACCAGTACCGCGACGCCACCCGGCGTCCGCGAGCCCAATCACCTCGCGATCGTCGAGTTCGACGTCGACGGCGAGTCGGTCCGCGCGATCGGGCAACTGACCACCGGCGACGTCGAGACGGGCGACGAGGTCCGACCGGTTTACGTCGACGAACTCCGCGAACCCGGTGCGGGTATCAGGGAGCCCGAAAGTCAGGAGTGGGACGGGTATCGGCTCGAGCCGATCTAG